In one window of Macrotis lagotis isolate mMagLag1 chromosome 5, bilby.v1.9.chrom.fasta, whole genome shotgun sequence DNA:
- the SMIM28 gene encoding small integral membrane protein 28: MRWLLGSSWRQFGPAGRGAYEWLTSEPSLPLLDTQLQSTHKISSTKEDIEPFLCIILPATILLFLAFLLLFLYHRCKHPRPQGQIFSIELPEHLPEREVTDFLSVLPWSTEQTFHYSTLHPDATFLTVCLPPSYEEATMKTPEEEVQSRISQGLVPLYDEESTQRLDDTK, from the exons ATGAGGTGGCTGTTAGGAAGCAGCTGGAGGCAGTTTGGACCCGCTGGTAGGGGGGCCTATGAATGGCTAACAAGTGAACCAAGTCTGCCACTTCTGGACACCCAGCTGCAG AGCACACATAAGATAAGCTCTACTAAAGAAGACATTGAACCATTCCTGTGCATCATTCTTCCAGCCACCATCCTGCTTTTCTTGGCATTTCTGCTACTTTTCCTGTACCATCGCTGTAAGCACCCAAGGCCCCAGGGGCAGATCTTCAGCATTGAGCTTCCAGAGCACCTACCAGAGAGAGAAGTTACTGATTTCCTTTCAGTCTTACCTTGGAGCACTGAGCAGACCTTCCATTATTCAACCTTGCACCCTGACGCTACCTTCCTCACAGTGTGCCTGCCACCCTCTTATGAGGAGGCCACTATGAAAACCCCTGAGGAAGAGGTCCAAAGTAGGATTTCCCAGGGTCTAGTACCTCTTTATGATGAAGAGAGCACACAGAGACTGGATGACACTAAATGA